GGTTAAGTATATATGACGCTAGGAATAAGAAGCAAATTCCACTGATGTATTACTACAACTGAAGCTATACTATATATGGATGTTTTGAAATAATttactaaggccccgttccgctttctccaaaaattttttttttcaaaaagaagataatttcaaactcaaatataacgaaaataaaaaataattttttaattttttttcaccatcaaacaaaattcatattaataaaaaatttatttacgtaaatacatatttttgaccttgaaatttactttctttttcaaaaattcactttttgaaaaagtggaacAACCTCTAACGTCTCTATATGATATTTATTGTATTcattgaatttcttttttttcaataatgctAGGATTACTCCTCTGAGCCACTCCCTCAACCACTCCTGCTTTTAGTTAAGTTGGCATCCCAACTCAGCCCAgtttaaataagaaaaagaaaaaaagagctAAAATCAAAATACGACCAGACCAgaccaacaccaccaccgcGATCCCCGACGACCGCTACCACCATAGCTCCGTTACCGACCAACAAATCTGACATGGAGCTCCGCCATCAACTAAAGCCGGGGCTTCAGATCCGTGGACAAGAACAAGCACGGGTCACCCCGTCAAGTGGGTCCCATCCATAGACCCACggaacactctctctccctaaacTTGCCTCTGTTCTCTTCCTGCCAATACACATTAAACACCACTGGTTCTCAAAACCCATTCAGGCatcatttgggtttgtttggGCTAGTGCCATCACTTTCTCGGGAAAACTCTTCAGTGGGTCGTGATTTTGCCGGCAAAATGTGCTCGGCAATTTATTCGCTGACGATGGACGGGAGTGTGGGGGTCCACGAAGAGTTCCGTGGGTCCATGGATGGGACCCACCTGACGGGTGACTCGTGCTTGTACTTGGTCTTGTCCACGGATCCGAAGCCCCAGGTGGACGGCGGAGCTTCATGACAGATTTGTTGGTCATCGGCGGAGCTCCGGTGGAACTCGCTCATGGTGGTAGCTGTTGGGAAATTCGAATTGCGTCTGCATCCCCAACAGTAGCGGTGCGTGGCGGTTGGTGTTGGTCTGGTCGTCGTCTGAACCCACCCCCCTCGTTTTGAACCACTtgaatgtattttgattttagctgcttctttctgtttttttcttttttaactggGCCGAGTTGGGCATGCCAACACAGCAGGAGTGGTTGGGAGAGTGGCTCAGAGGAGTGacctttgttcttttttttcattcggGGTACTCTTGTCCATATTCCATGGTCACGGAGGAGCGAGGAAATAGCCTGCAGATATgaagagcaattttgttcatcctcggCGAATGTATGCTCATTTTGTGTCCTAATTTGCTGATTGAAactgttcaattttttcatatGAGGGTATGCTCATTCTGTGTCCCAATTTGCTAATcgaaattgttcaatttttcatatttatttgttAGGAGATCATGATAAAATTTAGCTCAATCGAGGATCAGTAAGTACTTTATTGAGGAGTTTGTTTATTTTCATTCCAATTcttgattgaaaaattgaattGTTAGATTGAGCACTCGCCAATATTTGATTAAGCTGAATTTTTGTTTAGTCTCCTAACAATTgaattcaaataaaatgagcAGTTCCAATTATCGTAGTAAGACACGGAATTAGCATACCCTCGCGAGGGTAGACAAAATTGCTCTCACAGATATGGGGTAAGATTGCGTACATCTTACCCTTCTATGGAGTATGAATGTGAAAACAACCTCTCCTAATATGAatttgagatgattttttgagaattagaATTGCATTAATTGCCCGTACTCAGTTCATGAGGTGGTGGTTTCAAATTCCCTTCCCCTTGGTTTAGAGTAGAACCGGGATTTccttgtgaaaaaaaaaaaaaatttctggaacTTGGTGTACAATACAGTACATTGGAGGCTTGTACTTCAGATTTTATTAGTCATGGATAAAAAAGGACACGAGTTCATTGAAGCGTTGACATGAGAGAAGATAAATGCACCCAATTTATAAAAAGATTGACATTAGATCTAATGAGGTAAAATGTCGATTCGCTTGAAAAATCGAAGGCACCCAATTTATTTCAATGTTTTTTAAGTCTCCAACAACATgaaactaatattttttttaagtatttgaCAACTGTTAGAAAATGGCTATGATATTCACATGAAAAATCAATCTTTTTATAACAGATGACAAAACAGGTTTGATTGCTAACTGCCAGtgtcaagaattttttttattgaatatagAAAATGATACTAAATGCTTGAAGACGTACTATGAAGATATTACTGGACTTTGGAATATGAGATTTGGACATATAAATTTTCAGGGACTAAAATTTAGTATCCTTGCCTTCCGCTACTCATCGATGCGTTTCAATTTTGTGCAGCATGCCTCTTGGTTTAGAAAAGGCTTTCCAAGAGATGCAAAAGCCCTTGAAGTTGCCCTTGGAGTGTTTATTCACACTGATGTGTGTTGATGAATCGATGTGTAATTTCCTCAGCAAGAATAGATATTTTCTCACCATTATTGATGATTTTAACCGAGAAACATTGGTCTTTTTCTCTGAAATATAAAAGTCTGAAGTtcaattgttttcaaaaaagttcAAGGTGCTTGTTGTTAAGCAAAGTGGTTATGTATAAAAGCCTTGAGATAGGGAGGCAAATTCACATCAAAAGACTTGAATGAATTTTGCAAAGGAAATAGCATTTGTCGTCCTCTAACAATTAATGTATTTCTTAGTATATCACtacaaaaattttgttttgcatcATTTTATTAATGGTATGGAAACCTTTCTttgctaataaaaaaacaataatgtATTCCCTGCAACAAAAATGGTGTTACTGCAACGAAAAATCGTCCAATTCTTAACATTGCTAGATAGATGTTGAAGAGCAAGATAATGTCCAAGACCAGACATACAATTTGGAGGTAGATTTGTGAGCAGACTCACGGAATTTGGACACCAACTAATAACTATGGCACACTTGAAGTACCCAACAGAATTCTCTGGTATAAATTATAAAAGGTACACTTCATTTCAACTTGTTTTGTTAATTATCTAGCAATCTCCAGCTTGTTGGATATAATGATAATGCTTGGGCGGGAGGACTTACATGATCAAAAGAGTGCCACCACCTTTTTATTTGTGGATAGGTACCCACTGCCGCGCGGCAGGGGCCCACACCACTATTTCGATCCTCCCTTGAAGACTCGCAATACTCATCACGGCACATCACTTCGAGAGATACCCACTGCAGCgtatcttttaattttgtagTCGCTACTTGATTTTAGGAATCATAAAGATGAGTTTATATTGGTACCTTCGCTTAAAATGGTGGTAAAGAGTTACCCTTTCACACCATCCAAATGCATTGTTAAGGTAGCCATCTTCATGTAATTCATCTTTAGGACATCTTGCTTCAGGTTGTCTGTGGTGAACTATTATCATCCTATCCTTTTGCTTGTTGATACTTATGCATGCAAGATGCACTTTGTtgtgctaaaaataaaataacacaaTAGATACGCAGTCGCTGGAGATGATCTAAACCATTGAGCTACCCTGGCAAGTGAGAAGACATAATTTCAAATACATTTCTCTACTCATTAATGTACACGTATCAACACTTTCTTACAGGAAATTGTGagaaaaattggattttggtgCATTGCAGACTGATTATGAAGACATGGCTATGGTTGGGTTGGGAGCAATGCAAGATTATATGTGCAATGCAAGATTTTGATAACGTACCTAGAACAGGTTGggacatataagattatatgtgcacttttgttaATGTATTACCAAATATAAGGCAAGAACACGGATTGTGACATATATAAACTTATATGCACTTTTTCAACATGTAGAGAACATATTTGGCATGGTACAAAGTTTAGATAtacaaatataatattatatgtgctTGTGTTGGCAAAAAATACTTTCCAGATATCAATAGATAACCTTCTATATCTCAGATTTATCTTCGTTTGTTATAACGTATAGTGGACAGATTGAgacataaaattatatttgCACTTTTATTGATGTAGTACCAAACATAAAATAAAGAACGCAAATTGGGACAGATAATCTTATATGTTAAGGTATAGTGGGTCCAAGAAAGGAAGGGCTCAaaatagggggaaaaaaagaaagaaatttttgtcacacataCAACGTTGTATGTTAAGGggtgatgggatcaagaagggAGGTGCTcaaaacatgaataaaaaaagaaaataattttttttgtcacacatgtaacgttatatgttggcgtggtggtgatggaggtggagtggtgatggtggcggaggtggtggtgttgggaaaaaaaaagaaaagagtcatttttgtcacacatataacgttatatgttggtgtggtggtggagtggtggtggtggcggacGTGGTgggtgtagtggtggtggttatgtgatggcaacaagatcgaaaaaaatagaaaatatatattttttgcataagccaaacaaagcccttgtttcttttacatagaatagttttgtcattaaaattattagtgaaCTAGAAGGGTTAAGAACTTTAGAAGTGGAGTAATGGagttagaaacatgctataatGGATCTCCCAAAAATTCTCCCATCAAACCATTATCGATACTCTCAAAGTCCAGAAGCTAGGGATACGGGGAAAAAGGTGTTTATGCACCATTCTTCGCCCAATCCAAAAGTTGACCTTTACTTCTTTGATTTAGGCCTGTTGGACGTTTATAAGAAATTAAAACGGCAAAGACATTTTGATTTAACCTCTTTCAATAACTTGAGTACGAGATAGGGAGATAAGCTCACGCTATTGATAGGAAGTTCAGCAACAAATCCAAAGTCAGCCTCTCAATATTTTGTGGCTAGATTTGGACTACCCAAGTATCTTAGTTGGGTAAGAAGCAGGAGATCCAGGGGTTAGACAAATGGGCACCATTTAAGTCTGGAAAGTTTGATTCTTACGTTCTTTACCAAGTTATTCAGCTCTTCTCTTGATTATCATGATCAAATGGCTAATTTTGCCGTACATTAATTGTTGTCCACCAAGAGCAGCCCTCAAATATCTAATCAACTGCGCCCTATCTTAGCAGATTTACCTCTCGAGTGATGCACTTATCCATGCAACCAAACATTTAAGAGAGAGCTCTTATCCATGCAACCTAATATGTAAGTGTACATACAGTGCTGAATATTATGTTATGCATCCAAACTGCATTAGTAACTGATGAAGCCGCATTTCCTCCTAAGCAAAGTCTATGTAGACATGACATAATGCAGGGTACAGAAGGTTCTCAGCAGCAGGGATTGAAGTTTTGATATTTACAAGGGAAAAATAGTATTGTCCTCAACTCGGAAGATCCACACCTCCAAATGATGGAAGACTGTTGAAACTGTGTGGCTTGACACAATCTGATTGTGCCCACCCAATTTTCTGGTTCACATTGTCATATACAATCAACTGTCCACGAAGCGAGATGTCTGCAAAAGGTAGTACGGTtcagaagaagatgaaaatggGAAAACAAATGTTGAACATGAAATCCCATGTTAAAAGGAATTGGAAGGAGCAGAGTTTGTTCCTATTATGGTCATTATCacgacaaaataaaaataagtaaatacgCAAAAAGGAAACAAGGAGAAAAAAGTACTTCTGTAGTCTTGTTTGTAATAGAGCAAAATAGATAAACCAATATGATATTTCAACCTGATCTGGACACACGTTGGACAAACCCCGTGGTGTCTCATAGATTGTAATTGTCATATTTTTATCTGGATACACGAAGGAAGCCTTGGACACACGTCTGCTAGCCAAACACGTAGTAAgacacttttgatttttttgacatTGAAAGAGTACACCTTGTATAGTACACTGTTAATGGACTATAATAGAGTCATTAGTTAGCAGGCATTGATTTCCCTGGTGGTGGCACCCTTGTGGTGTTATATGCCACTTTTGGGAACTAGCCTTGGTATCCCCACTCTCCCCTCTCTCAAAAATTTAGTCATAACTTTAGTTGTTTGTGGTTTCATTTTCATATATGTGTATGTTATCAACATGGTATGTAAGAATATTTATTTGTTGTATCCCATCCGTGTCCGCACTCATGACCATACTTTTTGCAGTTCCGAATTAGTGTGCCGCCGAGGGTTGTGGGGCCCACCCCTACTCATGCTTCAGTGCACCAGTTTCGTTCTCTTAGGCAGCTCTATTTTCAAATCCCAGGTTATGTGTCTGAGCCAATAAAGGTTCAGTTAACCTTAGTCCAACATTGTTTCATGTTACCTTTTAGTAAAGGCCAAGCTGGGGTCTTAGCCAAAACTTGTGGATGGAAAACCAATAAGAATGTAAACATATTGAGGGAATAATGCAGTACCTCCAAGTATAACAGTAGACCCATCATGTACTTTGCTTCCATCAAGGATACCCAAGCACACATTGCCTTTTTTCTGTAGCAACATGAGCCTCATCACATTGTGCTTTCGCAACTTGAGATATTGGAAGTAAAAGAGCTAGAAATGCTTACGCTCATGATCAAGTAACCCTCCGGCAAGATACGAAGCTTTCTAGAGACGATCCACCACTGGCTTCCGAATTGAAGAATCAAAggtttaaaaaattgcttgacATCTGAAACAGAGCTGCAGTCATACAGATGCACACTTTTGGTCAATTGAAACAGCCAAACCCAAAGCAATGTAATTGAATTATGCTGCCCTATGCTCGTAGGGTACCTTATTGGGAATTTAAATCGCCAACAAACAGGCAATGTCGAGTCGGATGGATCCTGGACGAGACCTTTGCTAGAAACATCTCCAAGCTATAATCAATAAATATGAGACATTTGAAATAGTGGGAGTAACCTAAATGAAGCGATTCATGACTAATCCGATCAGAGATATCTGTAGAATACTTacagaaacaagaaaatcagAATACGCTTGTTTTGTGAAGTATGTGTAAGAACTTCCACTATCGAAAACTACCCGAGCTAGTCCATTGTCCTGACCACCGAAACTGAGTTTCCTATGTCCATAACTCATTCTGATGACCTCTGTCTGATAAAAGTTCCTGAATGGAAGACATAAAAGACAATAAAAGGTGAGAAATTAAAATATGCTTCGGAACAGAGTTCCACATGTCAGCAACTGCAAGATGCATATGGGTATTGCAACATTATGGCAAGATGATGACACAAGTcacacaaataagaaaaaatcaaGGATAAGAAACAACTAAAGAAATGATAATTAAAATCGGGACCAGCAGAAAATTTTAATTGTTACCAACGGAATAAACAAAAACATCCAGAAATGAAGGCAAGCGAAAAAGCTGCAGgataagaatttaaaaaaaaaaatgcgctATGTTTCTCAGTCATGTGAAAATCCTGAAAACTTAATTTCTCTCTATTTGCAACCATTTACACAAGTTATTATCTGGAACTCATTTCTATctacttttttctttcatttcaaaaaagtTCACTATTCCAACCTACCTTTCCACATATGAAAAACTTGCAATTAAGCATCTGTCAATAGTTAACAACAAGACATATAAAGGCCAAATAAGAAAGCGTCTTATAGTTCTACGCTCACGTGGAAGGACTGTTAAGCAGGGGGACCCATGCCATTTGCCTGTAATGCACAAAGCCGTCACCAAAGAACATATATCCACCACCTCCTGCATCAGTGGTGAGACAATGGCCTATAACATTGTTAATGATTCCTTGACTTGCCAATTGAGAAGGTAAGCTGACTTTAGCCCGGCTAAGGCCAAGAATCCCATCCGTCGCTGCCAACGCATTTAGGAGGAATCCTTGCTGGTCATATGCACATCTgacaaataaaatcaaaaagcGAAAAAACTTAGGCGTTGATACGTATTCACACACCTCACATATGGAGTTAATTACATAAGTAAGAAgatggacaaagaaaataatacacagagagagagagagagagagagagagagagagacatacccAAAAACAACACTTGACTTTGTAAATGATCCATTCGCAACCATTAGATGGAGATCATCCCTGGCAAGTACCCCCATGGAGGAGCTTTGGTCGGCATATTCTAGTTCGTAATCACACTGATGACATGTCTCGCAATCTCCAGTCTTCTGATTTCTCTGAACTTCAACACACAATGAATCCTTGGAAGGtatgatttttccttttctgggATTATACAAAGGGTGCGGTCCCTGCGTAAATTTTTGCTTATTTCTAGTGACCTTCACAGGAATTAattatgtaaaatgttttcacTTGTAGTccataatttttcttttagctCTCCATCATGTGCTATTTTGAGCTTTGTCATTGTGGGGCTTCACTTTGTTAATATGATTAccataaacccaaaaaaaacagacagagagagagagagagagagagcaatcaATGTAAAACATTCTTAAACTCAGTAACAGGAACCCTGAGAAAACTTGAACTGCTGAAGAGCTCATAGCAACCATGCATTAGTGGATTACCTTAGCACAACTTACGCATGGAGCATCACATTGGATCCATGTTAAGTCACTCCCAGTATCAATGTCGACATAATACGGTTTTGGAGGACTTCCCAAAAGCATGTATGTGAAATATAATCTGTACCAAGATGAAGTATGAAATCAAAATGCATAACAAAGTGATGGCTAAAATATTAGAGCTATGGTTGAGCTTTAACAATAAATTTTCCATCAAAATCATGCGAAAGGGCATAACATGGTTGTACGATCAGTCACTATCTAGGAATGATGGCAGACCCTCAATCCTGATAAGTTGTCTAGTTtcatttactccctccgtcccataatgtttatccggtccgcaaaacgaggacgtaaaaataatacaatttttgcaagaaaaatttaaatttttttcaacaattcactagatatcgatgagttcttttaatttatgaaaaaagtttgcattttttcttgaaagaaatgcattattttttagtcttcgttttgcggactggacaaacatttggggacggaggtagtatatTTTATGGGGATCAACGTGCTGTGCATATATCTTCTGAAATGATCGGCATTAGTCAAATCTGTATGTGTTTAAATGTTAAGGGATTAGTACAGTTGGTCATTAAGTGATCAACAAGCGGATAAAGTAATAGTGACTTGGCTTCCAGTAATTTTCAGGTCACTAGTTTCAAGGTTGTGCTTTGTCATAGTTACTTGTGATTCTGTCTACTAGCCGGTTTAATTATTCACTGTGCAATAGAGATAAAGAGATTGGTTTTCCTAAGATTCTGGCTTTCCTTTCTCCTTATGAGTCTATGGCAAAGAAGCGGAGACACTAGCAACTAGGAAAGAAAAACAGTCACTCAAGATTATAAGCAGGAAGCTTCCATTCCTGTTGGTACAACCTCTTTTGTCATGTGTCAGGGATGTTGGACATGttccttgaacaaaagaaatttgacatttttaatACCCTAATCTCAAGTCTGATTCCTACAAAGACACGCCAAAATATTGGGTCCCAGAGGAACAATATAGTAATCACATTTCAAATCTGAGGAAAAGGGtggttttccttctttttctgtttataaTGTGGTTAAAGTTAGTTATTGGATGATTAACTAGCGGATTGATATGAGAACATTCTAAATAGCCACAAAGTGTTTTTGTGTTACACTAACTGAATTTGGATGAATAGTCGGTTTTCGTTTTATCTTTTCTCCCACCTTCATAAGAATAAAGAATAGGCATTTCCCCTTATCCTTAGAATTTTCTGAAAGGTAACTATCTCATTTTCATATAGATATTTATATAGAGTCTTTGAAAAA
This DNA window, taken from Rhododendron vialii isolate Sample 1 chromosome 8a, ASM3025357v1, encodes the following:
- the LOC131335692 gene encoding aspartyl protease APCB1 isoform X2 — translated: MESGQSPQLKGFVIITLPPADNPSLGKTITAFTLSDSPPTPPQPSQPDSQLSQQSPIPTRSLPNPPRQLSLRISHFGNPRFLLGLLGISLAALILCFYASPNALFELRDSNSNDDDRGPSSFVFPLYPKLGTSRQMAKGDVQLKLGGRFVRKDSVNLAAQLDDPTGLEEKAQLGSIHSAAILPVRGNIFPDGLYFTYMLLGSPPKPYYVDIDTGSDLTWIQCDAPCVSCAKGPHPLYNPRKGKIIPSKDSLCVEVQRNQKTGDCETCHQCDYELEYADQSSSMGVLARDDLHLMVANGSFTKSSVVFGCAYDQQGFLLNALAATDGILGLSRAKVSLPSQLASQGIINNVIGHCLTTDAGGGGYMFFGDGFVHYRQMAWVPLLNSPSTNFYQTEVIRMSYGHRKLSFGGQDNGLARVVFDSGSSYTYFTKQAYSDFLVSLGDVSSKGLVQDPSDSTLPVCWRFKFPISSVSDVKQFFKPLILQFGSQWWIVSRKLRILPEGYLIMSKKGNVCLGILDGSKVHDGSTVILGDISLRGQLIVYDNVNQKIGWAQSDCVKPHSFNSLPSFGGVDLPS
- the LOC131335692 gene encoding aspartyl protease APCB1 isoform X1; its protein translation is MESGQSPQLKGFVIITLPPADNPSLGKTITAFTLSDSPPTPPQPSQPDSQLSQQSPIPTRSLPNPPRQLSLRISHFGNPRFLLGLLGISLAALILCFYASPNALFELRDSNSNDDDRGPSSFVFPLYPKLGTSRQMAKGDVQLKLGGRFVRKDSVNLAAQLDDPTGLEEKAQLGSIHSAAILPVRGNIFPDGLYFTYMLLGSPPKPYYVDIDTGSDLTWIQCDAPCVSCAKGPHPLYNPRKGKIIPSKDSLCVEVQRNQKTGDCETCHQCDYELEYADQSSSMGVLARDDLHLMVANGSFTKSSVVFGCAYDQQGFLLNALAATDGILGLSRAKVSLPSQLASQGIINNVIGHCLTTDAGGGGYMFFGDGFVHYRQMAWVPLLNSPSTNFYQTEVIRMSYGHRKLSFGGQDNGLARVVFDSGSSYTYFTKQAYSDFLVSLGDVSSKGLVQDPSDSTLPVCWRFKFPIRYPTSIGQHNSITLLWVWLFQLTKSVHLYDCSSVSDVKQFFKPLILQFGSQWWIVSRKLRILPEGYLIMSKKGNVCLGILDGSKVHDGSTVILGDISLRGQLIVYDNVNQKIGWAQSDCVKPHSFNSLPSFGGVDLPS